A genomic segment from Chitinophaga flava encodes:
- a CDS encoding class I lanthipeptide, which yields MKKQTLNNAKKITLKKMTVAPLNASAQAAVKGGIGVSAKCATIAEVTCIDCIPSFSGCLPTFTCE from the coding sequence ATGAAAAAACAGACACTGAACAACGCCAAAAAAATCACCTTGAAAAAAATGACAGTTGCTCCTTTAAATGCCAGCGCTCAGGCAGCTGTTAAAGGTGGAATTGGTGTAAGCGCGAAATGTGCCACCATTGCGGAGGTAACCTGTATTGACTGTATTCCTTCATTCTCAGGCTGTCTGCCGACATTCACTTGCGAATAA